The Bacteroidia bacterium genome contains a region encoding:
- a CDS encoding FAD-dependent monooxygenase, which yields MITIVGAGLAGSLMAIYLAKKGYEVVVYERRPDMRIHNWERGKSINLAISKRGIHALEQVNLWQDILKIAIPMRGRMIHDAQKNTTFQPYGIHEHEVIYSVSRSALNIALMNAAEQNGVRIFFNHRCINLEKFETHVKLHFWNELTKEETSLEAQVVIGADGAFSAVRQNTFKVERFNYSQTFLDWGYKELTIPPGPNGTFLIEKNALHIWPRHDYMLIALPNTDGSFTCTLFLPFEGQISFDSISTDTQIETFFETNFPDAKALMPNLVAEYRQNPVSTLVYIQCAPWYYKDKIVLIGDACHAIVPFYGQGANASFEDCFILQSIIDKYPNQWDKIFQEYYHLRKPNADAICQLALQNFVEMQSKVADKKFLLRKQIEQKLYEHFGEKFTPQYNLVTHTTIPYAEALRIGNLQDGFLQNLANRINDISELNLNEIELPNFN from the coding sequence ATGATTACCATAGTTGGCGCGGGTTTAGCAGGTTCTTTAATGGCTATTTACTTAGCTAAAAAAGGCTATGAGGTGGTCGTTTATGAACGCCGCCCTGACATGCGCATACATAATTGGGAACGCGGCAAGTCTATTAACTTGGCTATTTCCAAACGAGGTATACACGCGCTTGAACAGGTTAATCTTTGGCAGGATATACTCAAAATTGCTATTCCTATGCGAGGGCGCATGATACACGATGCTCAAAAGAATACTACATTTCAACCGTATGGTATTCATGAACATGAAGTGATTTATTCAGTTTCTCGATCAGCGCTAAACATTGCTTTGATGAATGCCGCCGAGCAAAACGGCGTAAGAATTTTTTTTAATCATCGCTGTATTAACCTTGAAAAATTCGAAACGCATGTAAAACTCCACTTTTGGAACGAGCTTACAAAAGAAGAAACTAGCTTAGAAGCACAAGTAGTTATTGGTGCAGATGGTGCTTTTTCTGCGGTTCGGCAAAATACTTTCAAAGTAGAGCGTTTTAACTATTCACAAACCTTTTTAGATTGGGGCTACAAAGAATTAACTATTCCTCCAGGACCGAACGGCACTTTTTTGATAGAAAAAAACGCCCTTCATATATGGCCAAGACACGATTACATGTTGATTGCTTTACCTAATACAGATGGCTCATTCACTTGTACGCTATTCCTACCTTTCGAAGGTCAAATCAGCTTTGACAGTATTAGCACGGATACGCAGATTGAAACTTTTTTTGAAACTAACTTTCCTGACGCAAAAGCACTTATGCCTAATTTAGTTGCTGAATATCGCCAAAATCCTGTATCTACGTTGGTCTATATTCAGTGCGCGCCATGGTACTACAAGGATAAAATTGTTTTAATTGGGGACGCTTGCCATGCTATTGTACCTTTTTATGGACAAGGTGCCAATGCTTCTTTTGAAGACTGCTTTATCCTGCAATCTATTATAGATAAATATCCTAATCAATGGGATAAAATTTTTCAGGAATACTACCATTTACGAAAACCTAATGCCGATGCTATTTGTCAGCTAGCCCTTCAAAATTTCGTAGAAATGCAGTCCAAAGTAGCAGATAAAAAATTCTTACTTCGCAAACAAATTGAACAAAAACTATACGAACATTTTGGGGAAAAATTTACTCCACAATACAATTTAGTTACTCACACTACCATTCCTTACGCTGAAGCGCTGCGAATAGGCAACTTACAAGATGGCTTTCTACAAAATTTAGCTAACCGCATCAATGACATAAGTGAACTTAATCTTAATGAAATTGAATTGCCAAATTTCAATTAG
- the ruvX gene encoding Holliday junction resolvase RuvX translates to MRVLAIDYGLKRTGLAISDVLKITVTGLPTIPSQEIWRTLSDLLQTYPIETIVIGLPKTLQNTDTDMTKPVQELYEKIKQKYPNQKVILWDERLTSVLAQKTLRAAGLSKKKRQDKKVIDQMSATLILQSYLQSL, encoded by the coding sequence ATGCGAGTGCTGGCAATTGACTACGGATTGAAGCGAACAGGATTAGCCATTTCAGATGTTCTGAAAATAACAGTTACAGGATTGCCTACTATACCTTCGCAAGAAATATGGCGCACACTTTCCGATTTATTGCAAACCTATCCTATTGAAACGATTGTAATAGGATTACCTAAAACTCTACAAAATACTGATACAGATATGACCAAGCCCGTACAGGAGCTTTATGAAAAAATCAAACAAAAATATCCTAACCAAAAGGTAATTCTTTGGGATGAGCGTTTGACTTCTGTATTAGCACAAAAAACCCTGCGTGCAGCAGGGCTGTCCAAAAAGAAAAGGCAGGACAAAAAAGTTATTGACCAAATGAGTGCTACATTGATATTGCAAAGCTACTTGCAGAGTCTATAA
- a CDS encoding YCF48-related protein, with translation MKNYPYILALLCMFGVAHAQSWQTQATGFTTPSRGITNVSIVNPNVVWASAYDGSGSSAIVHEFTRTLNGGATWTPGVYNAPGISGYSTAQLFALNKDTAWVIMYNGSTGGGKVIRTNDGGANWFVQPTATFSPPAGFGNVIHFFNANEGFCMGDPNGGYYEIYTTTNGGTNWVRVPSSNIPPPLTASEYGLTNSYAVVGNKIWFGTTQGRIYKSNNKGLNWTVHNTPFASNVYIVGLAFKDSLNGLAIGLVGSSNAGIIKTTDGGNTWTMLSTGITGGLDAKTTIAYVPGTRGTYVIGSIFGTMPGSAYTCDDGATWNNIDNVQHAHTSFINSNTGFSGSFNIDAFTGGMFKWDAPPAPTIITKDTTICAGNPVTLQATGAGTIYWYTSGSGGFPIGTGSTLTVTPSSTTTYFAEVVSGGKTSFRNYVIVTVNPSPSATITGPTTVVENLIYSYSVPSTTGASYNWNVTGGTIISGAGTNSIMVQWGSAGTGTVSVTVTLGACTKSNSINVTINMATGLQNEPVFEVKIYPNPVQEKLYLQIDHLAQATLYDSYGRRVMSFVAKQGLNEIELGQMAKGMYLLTLQNDNKLQSIPILIE, from the coding sequence ATGAAGAATTATCCATACATACTTGCTCTACTTTGCATGTTTGGAGTAGCTCATGCACAGAGCTGGCAAACTCAAGCTACAGGTTTTACAACCCCTAGCAGAGGAATTACAAATGTATCTATCGTTAATCCGAATGTAGTATGGGCAAGTGCTTATGATGGTTCGGGTTCAAGTGCTATTGTGCATGAGTTTACGCGCACTCTAAATGGAGGAGCTACTTGGACACCTGGCGTTTACAATGCCCCAGGTATATCAGGATACAGCACAGCGCAACTTTTCGCGCTAAACAAAGACACTGCTTGGGTAATTATGTACAACGGTAGCACAGGAGGAGGAAAAGTTATCCGAACCAACGATGGCGGGGCTAATTGGTTTGTACAACCTACGGCTACTTTTAGTCCACCTGCGGGTTTTGGTAATGTGATTCACTTCTTTAATGCAAACGAAGGCTTCTGCATGGGCGATCCAAACGGGGGCTACTATGAAATTTACACTACAACCAATGGTGGCACAAACTGGGTAAGAGTCCCCTCTTCAAATATACCTCCCCCTTTGACTGCAAGTGAGTACGGCTTAACTAACTCTTATGCCGTAGTCGGAAATAAAATATGGTTCGGCACTACACAAGGCAGAATATATAAATCTAACAACAAAGGACTGAATTGGACGGTACATAACACACCTTTTGCAAGCAATGTGTATATTGTGGGATTAGCTTTCAAAGACAGCTTAAACGGATTAGCTATTGGCTTGGTAGGCAGCAGTAACGCAGGTATTATCAAAACTACGGATGGCGGCAACACTTGGACTATGCTTAGCACAGGTATTACAGGTGGATTAGATGCAAAAACTACTATTGCTTATGTACCCGGCACGCGTGGAACTTATGTAATTGGTTCTATTTTTGGCACTATGCCTGGCAGTGCCTACACTTGTGATGATGGTGCTACCTGGAATAATATAGATAACGTACAGCATGCACATACCAGCTTTATCAACTCAAATACAGGTTTTTCAGGTAGTTTTAACATAGACGCTTTTACAGGAGGTATGTTCAAATGGGATGCCCCACCAGCGCCTACTATAATTACTAAGGATACCACCATTTGTGCAGGTAACCCTGTTACTTTACAAGCTACGGGTGCTGGTACTATTTATTGGTACACTTCGGGCAGCGGTGGATTTCCTATTGGCACAGGTAGCACATTAACTGTAACCCCTTCTTCAACAACAACTTACTTTGCAGAAGTGGTTTCAGGAGGAAAGACAAGTTTTAGAAATTATGTCATAGTTACAGTTAATCCTTCGCCAAGTGCTACTATTACAGGTCCTACCACAGTTGTGGAAAATCTAATTTACTCATATAGCGTGCCTAGTACCACAGGGGCAAGCTATAATTGGAATGTTACAGGGGGAACTATTATTTCAGGTGCAGGTACAAATAGCATCATGGTTCAATGGGGAAGTGCAGGTACAGGAACGGTAAGTGTAACTGTTACTCTGGGGGCTTGCACTAAAAGCAACTCTATCAATGTTACGATAAATATGGCTACGGGGCTACAAAACGAACCTGTGTTTGAAGTCAAAATTTATCCTAACCCTGTGCAAGAAAAGCTTTATCTCCAAATTGATCATCTTGCCCAAGCTACTTTGTATGATAGTTACGGCAGAAGAGTAATGTCTTTTGTAGCCAAACAAGGATTAAATGAGATTGAACTAGGTCAAATGGCTAAGGGCATGTATCTACTTACTTTGCAAAACGACAATAAACTTCAATCTATACCGATATTGATAGAGTGA
- a CDS encoding T9SS type A sorting domain-containing protein: MLRYINLLLTCFVSLQLAIAQITITSTDMPVVGDTLRYCNASPTSGGYDFTLTGPNHVWNFTNLNCTSQDVAAYKSASSTPYAFYSAFFGKYGTKIADSIGFSFLTFHNIWDFYGKTSTVFKAEGYGLTYSGLPLAATYTDDDEIYQFPLEYNDRDSSTFRLAMEIPGLGKFIRKGYRINLVDGWGKITTVYGTFNCLRVKSTIAEIDSLLITFPTTINLGFPVNITEYKWLAKGERFPILEVRGNTNLFGFTPTQVRYRYKIATSNIDANMFENNAISLHLYPNPSTQAPYLQNFSYVGRMNLLVTDLSGKILVANEVWNAQEVQNTLDCYAPTLSQGTYLIVLDCSNQRYVGRWIKL, translated from the coding sequence ATGTTAAGGTACATAAATTTGTTATTAACTTGCTTTGTGTCTTTACAGTTGGCTATTGCTCAAATTACTATCACAAGCACAGATATGCCAGTTGTGGGCGATACTTTAAGATACTGCAATGCTAGCCCTACCTCAGGTGGGTATGACTTCACTTTAACAGGTCCTAACCATGTATGGAATTTTACTAATCTTAATTGTACCAGCCAAGATGTGGCGGCATATAAAAGCGCGTCTAGCACTCCGTATGCATTTTATTCCGCTTTCTTTGGCAAATATGGCACTAAAATAGCCGATAGTATTGGATTTTCATTTTTAACATTTCACAATATTTGGGACTTCTATGGAAAAACTAGCACTGTATTCAAGGCTGAAGGATATGGCTTGACCTATTCAGGGCTTCCCCTAGCAGCTACCTACACTGATGATGATGAAATTTATCAATTCCCGCTTGAATATAATGACAGGGATAGTTCTACTTTCAGATTAGCAATGGAAATTCCTGGTTTGGGAAAATTTATTCGCAAAGGATATCGGATTAACTTGGTAGATGGATGGGGTAAAATTACCACAGTTTACGGTACATTCAACTGTTTGCGAGTAAAGTCTACTATTGCAGAAATAGACTCACTTTTAATTACTTTTCCGACCACTATAAATTTAGGCTTTCCTGTTAATATAACCGAATATAAATGGTTAGCCAAAGGAGAACGTTTTCCAATTTTGGAGGTACGCGGTAATACAAACCTATTCGGCTTTACACCTACCCAAGTGCGTTATCGGTACAAGATAGCTACCAGCAATATTGACGCAAACATGTTTGAAAATAATGCTATAAGTTTGCATCTATACCCTAATCCTTCTACACAAGCCCCATATCTTCAAAATTTTAGTTATGTAGGCAGAATGAATCTTTTGGTTACAGACCTATCAGGAAAAATTTTAGTAGCTAACGAAGTATGGAATGCCCAAGAGGTTCAAAATACTCTTGATTGTTACGCACCTACACTTTCACAAGGAACATACTTAATTGTTTTAGATTGTTCTAATCAAAGATATGTCGGGCGATGGATTAAATTGTAG
- a CDS encoding SWIM zinc finger domain-containing protein, which yields MLTNEKIQSLAASSDILLEAQSISTNFFNTGTKEYFYWGEYQGSGANPYTIIFDASVLAYSCSCPASKRQKICKHVLGLMIKALQKPEEFLPDEPPTWAEKWIKKHIQDKYVTNEVQKPVIGLARIRGAKSKEAQRRESQMTEGLELLKSYLNNVLDEGTTLAFTWDYQSKLSLVNSLNAAKMPELAHLIDQELKNNPAETIAKSAILWNLWQKRDILSPEFQEILLNALGSYLKKEQVQQYGDIVKDRWLCVGYYADKRTKPTIMLIHHWILIGQNTGQWTYVVDTEVFVAKLTGSNKQTVLNLEKGQLYEGSIAYYPGLQKGILLSDWRECQDESEFSLTRPVTAHHLDESISKLPLFFSLHVKSPVYLKKVSATLYHIQAQNKVYVFEGNLENLWATQGKEGITLIYLQIYPHSIIPLGGILHNNTYILLETDINKSLRKQAKLSETLKKHLEAGKKLGPIQVPGLDNTGLEPIQQWARAFLVYNYILCDDSCSFPAAF from the coding sequence ATGCTTACAAATGAGAAAATTCAATCTCTCGCTGCTTCCTCTGATATACTACTTGAAGCTCAAAGCATAAGCACTAACTTTTTTAATACAGGCACAAAAGAGTATTTTTATTGGGGAGAATATCAAGGCAGTGGAGCTAACCCATATACCATAATCTTCGATGCATCAGTGTTAGCTTATAGCTGTTCATGTCCTGCGTCAAAAAGACAAAAAATTTGTAAGCATGTATTAGGTTTAATGATAAAAGCGCTTCAAAAGCCCGAAGAATTTTTACCTGATGAACCTCCTACTTGGGCTGAAAAATGGATAAAAAAACACATACAAGATAAATATGTTACAAATGAAGTTCAAAAGCCTGTTATAGGCTTAGCTCGCATCAGAGGGGCAAAATCAAAGGAAGCGCAAAGAAGAGAAAGCCAAATGACTGAAGGTTTAGAACTACTTAAATCCTACCTCAATAACGTACTTGATGAAGGAACCACACTTGCGTTTACGTGGGATTATCAAAGCAAGCTCTCCTTAGTCAATTCACTCAATGCTGCAAAAATGCCTGAATTAGCTCATTTAATAGACCAAGAGTTAAAAAACAATCCCGCAGAAACCATTGCTAAAAGCGCTATTTTGTGGAATTTATGGCAAAAAAGGGATATTCTTTCTCCTGAATTTCAAGAAATTTTACTCAACGCGCTAGGTAGTTATCTAAAAAAGGAACAGGTTCAACAATATGGCGATATAGTCAAAGATAGGTGGCTATGCGTAGGATACTATGCAGACAAACGAACAAAACCGACCATAATGCTAATTCATCACTGGATTTTGATAGGTCAAAATACAGGTCAGTGGACTTATGTTGTAGACACAGAAGTTTTTGTTGCAAAATTAACAGGGTCAAATAAACAAACTGTTCTTAACTTAGAAAAAGGTCAATTGTATGAAGGTAGTATTGCTTATTACCCTGGCTTGCAAAAAGGTATTTTGTTATCGGACTGGCGAGAATGTCAAGATGAAAGTGAATTTAGTCTTACACGACCAGTGACTGCGCACCATTTGGATGAAAGTATAAGTAAATTACCTTTGTTTTTCTCTTTGCATGTTAAATCGCCTGTGTATCTAAAAAAGGTAAGTGCTACGTTATACCACATCCAAGCACAGAATAAAGTATATGTCTTTGAAGGAAATTTAGAAAATTTATGGGCTACACAAGGTAAAGAAGGGATTACCTTAATCTACTTACAAATATATCCTCATTCCATTATACCTTTGGGCGGGATATTACACAACAATACCTACATTTTGCTTGAAACTGACATAAACAAAAGCCTGCGAAAACAGGCTAAACTTTCTGAAACCTTAAAAAAACACCTTGAAGCAGGTAAAAAGTTAGGACCTATCCAAGTTCCTGGGCTAGATAACACAGGATTAGAACCTATTCAGCAGTGGGCAAGAGCTTTTTTAGTCTACAACTACATTCTTTGCGATGATTCTTGTTCTTTTCCTGCGGCTTTTTAA
- a CDS encoding Hsp20/alpha crystallin family protein, whose product MNEKISLVSPFLKPSLFDEVFSNLFKVEEDFNFMPRTDIKETADDYKIEIAIPGVKKEDITIEQKENYLIVTAEHKESREENTTYHLKEIKYGKYKRSFRLPNNIQKDNIQAKFENGILTITLPKMPVQEPVKQLIRID is encoded by the coding sequence ATGAACGAAAAAATAAGTTTAGTAAGCCCATTCTTAAAACCTTCCTTATTTGATGAAGTATTCAGCAACTTGTTCAAAGTAGAAGAAGACTTCAACTTCATGCCCCGCACTGATATCAAAGAAACCGCTGATGACTATAAAATTGAAATAGCCATTCCAGGGGTTAAAAAAGAAGACATAACCATTGAGCAAAAAGAAAACTATCTAATCGTAACTGCGGAACATAAGGAAAGCCGCGAAGAGAACACTACTTACCACTTGAAAGAAATCAAATACGGTAAGTACAAACGTTCCTTCCGTTTGCCCAACAACATTCAAAAAGACAATATTCAAGCTAAATTTGAAAATGGCATTCTAACCATTACTCTACCTAAGATGCCTGTACAAGAACCTGTAAAACAACTTATTAGAATAGACTAA
- the rpmG gene encoding 50S ribosomal protein L33, whose translation MGKKKSKEARVQVILECTEHRASGMPGISRYITTKNRKNTPERLELRKYNPILKRVTIHKEIK comes from the coding sequence ATGGGAAAGAAAAAAAGTAAAGAAGCACGCGTGCAAGTTATTTTGGAATGTACTGAACATAGAGCTAGTGGTATGCCAGGCATTTCTAGGTATATCACTACAAAAAATCGTAAAAATACGCCTGAGCGGCTAGAGCTTAGAAAGTACAATCCTATCCTCAAACGTGTAACTATTCATAAGGAGATTAAATAA
- a CDS encoding DUF4295 domain-containing protein, translated as MAKKVVATFKSGEKQNWAKVVKAVKNKDGNYSFQEVMVPVDRVHEVIKESKNLK; from the coding sequence ATGGCAAAGAAAGTAGTAGCAACCTTCAAGTCAGGTGAAAAACAAAACTGGGCAAAAGTAGTCAAAGCGGTAAAGAATAAAGATGGCAACTATTCATTTCAAGAGGTCATGGTACCTGTGGACAGGGTACACGAAGTAATTAAAGAATCCAAAAACCTCAAGTAG
- a CDS encoding SDR family oxidoreductase: MSKKRVLITGGAGFLGSHLCDRMLAEGFEVIAMDNLITGNMDNIAHLLGNRNFTFIQYDVTNYVHVTGELHYILHFASPASPVDYLKLPIQTLKVGALGTHKILGLAKAKKARMLLASTSEVYGDPLVHPQTEEYWGNVNPIGVRGVYDEAKRFAEAITMAYHRYHGVDTRIVRIFNTYGPRMRLDDGRAIPAFMSQALRGEDITVFGDGSQTRSFCYVSDLIEGIFRLLMSNIVEPINLGNPDEISLLDFAKEIQALTGTKSKIVFKPLPQDDPKVRRPDITKAQTLLDWTPKVSRQEGLKLTYEYFKSKIL, translated from the coding sequence ATGAGCAAAAAGCGGGTTTTGATTACAGGTGGGGCGGGCTTTCTAGGCTCGCACCTCTGTGATCGTATGCTGGCTGAAGGTTTTGAAGTCATTGCGATGGACAACCTGATCACAGGTAACATGGACAACATCGCACACTTGCTTGGAAACCGAAATTTTACCTTCATACAATACGATGTAACTAACTACGTACATGTAACAGGCGAACTGCATTATATTTTACACTTTGCCTCACCAGCAAGTCCCGTAGATTATCTTAAACTACCTATCCAAACCTTAAAAGTAGGGGCACTAGGCACACATAAAATTTTAGGTTTAGCCAAAGCTAAAAAGGCCCGCATGCTTTTAGCATCTACCTCAGAGGTCTATGGCGATCCCTTAGTGCATCCTCAAACAGAAGAATACTGGGGGAATGTCAACCCTATTGGAGTGCGTGGCGTGTACGATGAAGCTAAGCGCTTTGCCGAAGCTATTACTATGGCATATCATCGCTATCATGGGGTAGATACTAGAATTGTTCGCATTTTCAACACCTACGGACCGCGCATGCGTTTAGATGATGGCAGAGCTATTCCTGCTTTTATGAGTCAAGCTTTACGCGGAGAAGATATCACTGTATTCGGCGATGGCTCTCAAACTCGAAGCTTCTGCTACGTTTCTGATTTAATTGAAGGTATATTCAGATTACTTATGAGCAATATTGTTGAACCTATCAATCTCGGTAATCCTGATGAAATCTCCCTTTTAGACTTTGCAAAAGAAATTCAAGCACTTACAGGAACTAAAAGCAAAATTGTATTCAAACCCCTACCACAGGATGACCCCAAAGTGCGCAGACCCGATATTACCAAAGCACAAACCTTATTGGACTGGACACCTAAAGTGTCTCGCCAAGAAGGGTTAAAGCTCACTTATGAATACTTCAAAAGCAAAATTTTATGA